From a single Lactococcus allomyrinae genomic region:
- a CDS encoding TetR/AcrR family transcriptional regulator: MAHDTRKDRTRIQLRDAMIQLLHEKSFDQISTTELVKIAKVSRSSFYTHYQDKYDMIEAYQRRLFETIQYVFEKNNGNLHATMLETFEFLQRNQIYAALLSENGSKEIHQFMLQKLKDLLQNSIFPQDSKRNNLGKLGEIYATTYYANAIFGTTQSWLRRNQKETPTQIADLLQELIN; the protein is encoded by the coding sequence ATGGCCCATGACACTCGAAAAGACCGTACCAGAATCCAGCTTCGCGATGCAATGATTCAACTTTTGCACGAAAAATCTTTTGACCAGATTTCAACAACAGAGCTTGTTAAAATCGCAAAAGTAAGCCGGAGTAGTTTCTACACGCACTATCAAGATAAATACGACATGATTGAAGCCTATCAACGCCGTCTTTTTGAAACCATTCAATATGTTTTTGAGAAAAATAATGGAAATCTACACGCGACAATGCTTGAAACCTTTGAGTTTTTACAACGCAATCAAATCTACGCCGCACTTCTTTCTGAAAACGGAAGTAAAGAAATCCATCAATTTATGCTTCAGAAACTAAAAGATTTATTACAAAATTCAATTTTTCCTCAAGATTCTAAACGAAATAATTTAGGAAAGCTTGGTGAAATCTATGCGACAACTTATTATGCCAATGCCATTTTTGGAACAACACAGTCATGGTTACGACGGAATCAAAAAGAAACGCCCACTCAAATTGCTGATTTACTCCAAGAATTAATCAACTAA
- a CDS encoding metal-sulfur cluster assembly factor — protein sequence MADKYTEEQVSEIKDKILAALENVIDPELGIDIINLGLVYEISFEDNGATEIKMTLTTMGCPLADLLTEQIHDALKDVEEVTDIKVNLVWYPAWTVDKMSRYARIALGIR from the coding sequence ATGGCAGATAAATATACAGAAGAGCAAGTGAGCGAAATCAAGGATAAGATTCTTGCTGCACTTGAAAATGTGATTGACCCAGAACTTGGTATTGATATCATTAACTTAGGTTTGGTTTATGAAATCAGCTTTGAGGACAATGGCGCAACCGAAATCAAGATGACTTTGACAACAATGGGATGTCCATTAGCAGATTTGCTAACAGAACAAATCCATGATGCCCTCAAAGATGTTGAGGAGGTCACAGATATTAAAGTCAATTTGGTTTGGTATCCAGCTTGGACGGTGGATAAAATGAGCCGTTATGCACGCATTGCTTTGGGTATTCGATAA
- the rplS gene encoding 50S ribosomal protein L19 — translation MNLIESINAAQLRTDIPDFRPGDTVRVHAKVVEGTRERIQMFEGVVIARKNSGISETYTVRKISNGVGVERIFPLHTPRVEKIEVIRHGKVRRAKLYYLRALQGKKARIAERRR, via the coding sequence ATGAACCTTATTGAATCTATCAACGCTGCGCAACTCCGCACTGATATTCCTGACTTCCGTCCTGGTGACACTGTACGTGTTCATGCGAAAGTCGTTGAAGGAACTCGCGAACGTATCCAAATGTTTGAAGGTGTTGTCATCGCTCGTAAAAATTCAGGAATCAGCGAAACTTATACAGTTCGTAAGATTTCTAACGGTGTTGGTGTAGAACGTATCTTCCCACTTCACACTCCACGTGTTGAAAAAATTGAAGTAATTCGTCATGGTAAAGTACGTCGTGCGAAACTTTACTACCTCCGTGCATTGCAAGGTAAAAAAGCGCGTATCGCTGAACGTCGCCGTTAA
- a CDS encoding YhgE/Pip domain-containing protein codes for MLKKEWQAIFKHKFFIIVIIALSLVPAIYNYIFLGSMWDPYGNLKDLPVAVVNMDKASELDGKKLELGDKVISEMKKSKDLDYHFVSKADAKNGIKKGDYYMVITFPKDFSENAASLMSENPKAVQLDYQTTRGHNYISSKMSESAVTQLKAKVSEKVTKDYTEAIFDKIAEMKPGMQEASDGSKKLADGSQTALSGSSEISKNLNTLASSSLTFTDGANTLNVGVDKYVEGVKQAALGSEKLADGTKQFSTGAEQLAEGTQTLADKSKELSAGIAKISQSSEAADQLQSASQQLADGLTKLSAATSLSDEDKANFIKLETGLTALNQQIQAGSTDSTVVTQMENDLKNVQAVLPKIIQDQLTASTTAISATDTFKNLTSAQQADLLNALKNSAENSTEIQTDSQSISDSLTNVGNQLKNLQTQTQMLANGAAQILPAASQTINQLSTGIDNAHITLSNQILPGTNQLAAGAAQFNTEITAGGQQLTSGFNQFAAGVNQANDGAHQLADKSKDLQTGSLQLVSGLTQLQGNSQSLSSGSSQLADGAKQIASGSSQLADGSQTLTKGLDSLNDGAGTLSSALTDADKKLSATNSNKKNADKIATPLKMKHTDHDNVPVNGEGMTPYMICVALFIGALATNVVIGHSFSGEKWKSGREFMWAKIGTNGLVALLQALIVYGAVVALGLRANYNLRMLLSVILISFAFMAINTFFLTWLGKVGEFVMIVFLVLQLATSAGTYPLQLAPHIFQVISPWLPMTYGLRMLRETIGLGGNILPYVLLFGVIILVFTGALSFFKKISRFA; via the coding sequence ATGTTAAAAAAAGAATGGCAAGCTATCTTCAAGCATAAATTTTTTATCATCGTTATTATCGCATTGTCACTGGTTCCGGCAATTTATAATTATATTTTCTTAGGGTCAATGTGGGACCCATATGGGAATTTAAAAGATTTGCCAGTGGCAGTTGTGAATATGGACAAGGCGTCTGAATTGGATGGTAAAAAATTAGAACTTGGTGATAAGGTGATTTCTGAAATGAAGAAATCAAAAGATTTGGATTATCATTTTGTATCAAAAGCTGATGCTAAAAATGGAATTAAAAAAGGGGATTACTACATGGTTATTACTTTCCCTAAAGATTTCTCAGAGAATGCAGCAAGTTTGATGTCAGAAAATCCAAAAGCAGTACAATTAGATTATCAAACGACACGTGGTCATAACTATATTTCTTCCAAAATGAGTGAAAGTGCTGTGACACAATTGAAAGCCAAAGTTTCGGAAAAAGTGACCAAAGATTATACTGAGGCTATTTTTGATAAAATTGCTGAGATGAAACCAGGGATGCAGGAGGCTTCAGATGGCTCTAAAAAACTCGCTGATGGTAGTCAAACGGCTTTGAGTGGTTCGTCAGAGATTTCAAAAAATCTAAACACATTGGCATCATCAAGTTTGACTTTTACCGATGGAGCAAATACATTAAATGTTGGTGTTGATAAGTATGTTGAAGGTGTAAAACAAGCAGCTTTAGGTAGCGAAAAACTTGCTGATGGCACGAAACAATTTTCTACAGGCGCTGAACAGTTGGCTGAAGGGACTCAAACTTTGGCGGATAAATCAAAAGAATTATCTGCTGGGATTGCAAAAATTTCTCAAAGTTCAGAAGCTGCGGATCAACTGCAGTCAGCTAGTCAGCAACTTGCTGATGGACTGACAAAACTGTCAGCAGCAACCAGCCTGTCTGATGAAGATAAGGCAAATTTTATAAAGCTAGAAACTGGCTTGACAGCCCTTAATCAACAGATTCAAGCTGGGAGTACCGATTCAACAGTTGTGACTCAAATGGAAAATGATTTAAAAAATGTTCAGGCTGTTTTGCCGAAAATTATTCAAGACCAACTGACGGCGTCCACCACGGCAATTTCTGCAACAGACACTTTTAAAAATTTGACATCAGCACAACAGGCGGATTTGCTTAATGCATTAAAGAATTCTGCGGAAAACTCAACAGAAATACAGACTGATTCACAGTCAATTTCAGATAGTTTGACAAATGTTGGTAATCAATTGAAGAATTTACAAACTCAAACTCAAATGTTGGCAAATGGAGCTGCTCAAATCCTTCCAGCTGCATCTCAAACCATTAACCAGTTATCAACCGGAATAGACAATGCTCATATTACTTTGAGTAATCAAATTTTGCCAGGAACTAACCAGTTGGCAGCAGGAGCTGCACAGTTTAATACTGAGATAACTGCAGGAGGACAACAGCTTACTTCAGGATTTAATCAATTTGCAGCGGGTGTCAATCAAGCGAATGATGGTGCTCATCAGCTTGCTGACAAGTCAAAAGACTTGCAAACGGGTAGCTTGCAGTTGGTTTCAGGACTAACGCAATTACAAGGGAATAGCCAGTCATTAAGCTCAGGTTCAAGTCAACTTGCTGATGGAGCAAAACAAATTGCTTCAGGCTCAAGTCAACTTGCTGACGGAAGTCAAACACTGACAAAAGGTTTGGATAGTCTAAATGATGGCGCAGGCACACTTTCGTCAGCACTGACAGATGCTGATAAAAAGCTGTCAGCGACAAATAGTAATAAAAAGAATGCTGACAAGATTGCAACACCACTCAAAATGAAGCATACAGACCATGACAATGTTCCTGTCAATGGCGAAGGAATGACACCTTACATGATTTGTGTGGCCCTCTTCATAGGGGCACTTGCAACAAACGTTGTTATCGGTCACAGTTTCTCTGGTGAAAAATGGAAATCTGGTCGTGAATTCATGTGGGCCAAAATCGGAACAAATGGTTTAGTTGCCCTCCTGCAAGCTCTTATCGTTTATGGTGCGGTTGTTGCGCTTGGACTTCGAGCAAATTATAACTTACGGATGCTGTTGTCAGTGATTTTGATTAGTTTTGCATTCATGGCAATTAATACCTTCTTCTTGACATGGTTAGGTAAGGTTGGGGAGTTTGTCATGATTGTCTTTCTTGTCTTGCAATTGGCGACGAGTGCTGGGACATATCCATTACAGCTGGCTCCGCATATTTTCCAAGTAATTAGTCCATGGCTTCCAATGACTTATGGATTACGGATGCTGCGTGAAACGATTGGTCTAGGTGGAAATATTCTTCCTTATGTCTTGCTTTTTGGGGTAATTATACTTGTCTTTACAGGTGCACTTAGCTTCTTTAAGAAGATTTCACGATTTGCTTAA
- a CDS encoding Cof-type HAD-IIB family hydrolase — MEDLLKKAKEIKIIFFDIDDTLRVKDSAFMPESVNEVFEKLRAKGIMTGIATGRNLLGVVPEVRALQPDFYVAINGAYVENAQTQEVIYKNVFPTILVEEIISWLRAEKSEYSFVASDSLRVSKWDDIARNAIGPVYADLEENANYYKTNDIYQMLTISDHDDQLILPETLADKIRMVRWHPNSSDIVPMKGSKAIGCQKVLELLNLAPENMMNFGDELNDRELFDFAGLSVAMKVSHPEILEKADFITDSVENDGILKALKTLNIID; from the coding sequence ATGGAAGATTTATTAAAAAAAGCTAAAGAAATTAAGATTATTTTCTTTGATATTGATGATACTTTACGTGTCAAAGACTCAGCTTTCATGCCAGAGTCAGTTAACGAAGTTTTTGAAAAACTGCGAGCAAAAGGTATCATGACAGGAATTGCGACAGGACGTAATCTTTTAGGGGTGGTGCCAGAGGTACGTGCGTTGCAACCCGATTTTTATGTCGCAATTAATGGTGCTTATGTTGAAAATGCTCAGACGCAAGAGGTAATTTACAAAAATGTATTTCCAACGATATTAGTTGAAGAAATCATCTCTTGGCTTAGAGCTGAAAAGAGTGAATACTCATTTGTTGCGAGTGACAGTTTGCGCGTTTCAAAATGGGACGATATTGCCAGAAATGCAATTGGGCCAGTCTATGCGGATCTTGAAGAAAACGCAAATTATTATAAAACAAATGATATCTATCAGATGTTGACGATTTCTGATCATGATGACCAATTGATTTTACCAGAAACGCTTGCCGATAAAATTCGTATGGTGCGGTGGCATCCAAATAGTTCAGATATTGTACCAATGAAAGGTTCTAAAGCTATTGGCTGTCAGAAAGTTCTTGAATTACTTAATCTTGCGCCAGAAAACATGATGAATTTTGGTGATGAACTTAATGACCGCGAGCTTTTTGATTTTGCTGGTTTATCAGTAGCAATGAAAGTTTCTCATCCAGAAATACTTGAGAAAGCAGATTTTATTACTGATTCTGTCGAAAATGATGGAATTTTAAAAGCGTTGAAAACACTGAATATTATTGATTGA
- a CDS encoding TMEM175 family protein — protein sequence MNKSRIEALTDGIFAVVMTLTVLEFKVPKDGNLLSPRLLLMFLIYVTTFVALASIWNSHHHVMTFLKNNRIDELLLWVNHWLLLVICLFPFATVVHAEHPHSLIDSIAYITIYLIIWISLIIFSEIIYRQYNRSETLRLRNRQRIKIFLIFLLPGALISLIWLYALPIVTILMALSWGRHSDFE from the coding sequence ATGAATAAAAGTAGAATAGAAGCTCTAACAGACGGTATTTTTGCTGTCGTAATGACATTGACCGTTCTTGAATTTAAAGTACCGAAAGACGGAAATCTGCTTTCTCCTCGACTATTGCTAATGTTTCTTATCTACGTAACCACATTTGTTGCGCTAGCATCAATCTGGAACTCTCACCACCATGTCATGACCTTCTTAAAAAATAATCGTATCGATGAACTGTTATTATGGGTAAACCATTGGCTTTTACTGGTTATTTGCCTGTTTCCTTTTGCAACTGTTGTTCATGCTGAACATCCTCATTCGCTCATTGATAGTATTGCATACATTACAATATATCTAATTATTTGGATAAGCTTGATTATTTTCAGCGAAATTATTTACAGGCAATATAACAGGAGTGAGACTCTCCGACTGCGTAATCGTCAAAGAATCAAAATCTTCCTCATATTTTTACTACCAGGAGCACTCATATCTCTTATCTGGTTGTATGCTTTACCTATCGTAACGATATTAATGGCTCTATCTTGGGGAAGGCATAGCGACTTTGAATAA
- a CDS encoding LuxR C-terminal-related transcriptional regulator — translation MEKIKLLIVDDHQMVRLGLSSFMNIQPDIEVVGEAADGESGFLKAEALNPDVILMDLVMDRLDGIGATQKILARNPERKILILTSFIDDEKVFPALAAGAKGYILKTSQAAEIASSIRKVAKGEDVLSEAVKEKIAQQKHRKHELYDELSKRELEVLKVLATGLSNQEIADELFISLKTVKTHVSNIFNKLEVSDRTQATIYAIQHHLV, via the coding sequence ATGGAAAAAATTAAACTTTTGATTGTAGATGATCACCAGATGGTTCGTCTTGGGTTGTCTAGCTTCATGAATATTCAACCGGATATTGAAGTTGTAGGAGAGGCAGCTGATGGGGAGTCGGGTTTTCTGAAGGCGGAAGCATTGAATCCAGATGTTATTTTGATGGATTTGGTCATGGATCGTTTAGATGGCATTGGTGCTACGCAGAAGATTTTGGCAAGAAATCCGGAGCGTAAAATTCTTATTTTGACATCATTTATTGATGATGAAAAAGTATTTCCAGCTCTTGCAGCAGGTGCTAAAGGATACATTCTAAAAACTTCTCAAGCAGCCGAGATTGCTTCGAGCATTCGCAAAGTTGCTAAGGGAGAAGATGTACTTTCTGAGGCGGTAAAAGAAAAAATTGCTCAACAAAAACATCGTAAACATGAACTTTATGATGAACTGTCAAAGCGTGAACTTGAGGTGTTAAAAGTTCTTGCAACAGGACTGTCTAACCAAGAAATTGCCGATGAGCTTTTCATTAGTTTGAAAACAGTGAAAACACACGTTTCTAATATTTTCAATAAGTTAGAAGTGTCTGATAGAACGCAGGCAACGATTTATGCTATCCAGCATCACTTGGTTTGA
- the liaF gene encoding cell wall-active antibiotics response protein LiaF, protein MNRKIKAVVIIEIMILMGLFFHVARTPRMWIVLVGAILFTILASRSRARVFRMLSLIFWAISAMILFTAGWFWLAIIFPAIMCIIFWKNNPRESHQSNDGPFFQSGFENEGQDFVGRANGNDLIDLDDINFKPSGNSLSIKKTTGNTKIIVPRDVAVMLDVTTHTGVVKIFDEPSQINAGNIRYFSENIEEVTKRIKINIRVETGNIEVIQG, encoded by the coding sequence ATGAATAGAAAAATAAAAGCAGTAGTAATTATTGAAATAATGATTTTGATGGGACTGTTTTTCCATGTGGCACGAACACCACGAATGTGGATTGTTCTTGTAGGTGCGATACTTTTCACAATTTTGGCAAGTCGTTCTCGTGCGCGTGTTTTTAGAATGTTGAGTCTTATCTTTTGGGCAATTTCTGCGATGATACTTTTTACCGCAGGCTGGTTTTGGCTAGCGATAATCTTCCCAGCAATCATGTGCATTATTTTCTGGAAAAACAATCCTAGAGAAAGTCATCAAAGTAATGATGGTCCTTTTTTTCAATCAGGATTTGAGAATGAAGGACAAGATTTTGTTGGCCGAGCAAACGGAAATGATTTGATTGATTTAGATGACATTAATTTTAAACCAAGCGGTAACAGTTTATCTATCAAAAAAACAACCGGAAATACAAAGATAATTGTACCAAGAGATGTTGCAGTGATGCTTGATGTGACAACTCATACAGGTGTTGTTAAAATTTTTGATGAACCTTCTCAAATCAATGCAGGAAATATTCGTTATTTCAGTGAAAATATTGAAGAAGTAACAAAGCGAATTAAAATCAATATTCGTGTAGAAACTGGAAATATTGAGGTCATTCAAGGATGA
- a CDS encoding S1 RNA-binding domain-containing protein: protein MTVTHPKIGDIVEVEVVGMQDYGAFVKFFTDRNSVSADSASSTSVSEKIEQKGLIHISEIQSGYVKTIHDIVKIGQKLKAQIIDIDEFNGKISLSIRSLEKSPQIHHFYRKKHFTDPRDKIGFKSLEKELPKWVEENEAYLKEHKN from the coding sequence ATGACAGTTACACATCCTAAAATAGGAGATATTGTTGAAGTTGAAGTAGTAGGCATGCAAGATTATGGTGCTTTTGTAAAATTTTTTACTGACAGAAATTCTGTCAGTGCTGACAGCGCCTCTAGCACTTCTGTCAGTGAGAAAATAGAACAAAAAGGGCTGATTCACATCTCCGAAATTCAATCAGGCTATGTTAAGACAATTCATGACATTGTTAAGATTGGTCAAAAGTTAAAAGCACAAATTATAGATATTGATGAATTTAATGGAAAAATTAGCCTGTCAATTCGCAGTCTAGAAAAGAGTCCACAGATTCACCATTTCTATAGAAAAAAACATTTTACTGACCCGAGAGATAAAATCGGCTTCAAATCACTAGAAAAAGAACTTCCCAAGTGGGTTGAAGAAAACGAGGCCTATCTAAAAGAACATAAAAATTAG
- a CDS encoding FtsW/RodA/SpoVE family cell cycle protein has product MKKKKTNKFSFDSRIDYGLILPAFMLILIGLYALYVAVTHDHPSTATQMVVQQGTWIVVGIFVAVIVMHMDSRFLWNLTPFFYILGLVLMVLPIFLYNEATFINTGAKNWLAIGGRNLFQPSEFMKLSYILFLARIVVNFQNKLKVRVLKDDFRLIGRLLLATLPVAVLSVFQHDFGTFLVFVMIFAGVVLVAGVSWKIIVPAFLFVAAVAGGIVALVALPEGQKFLEKTSFAEYQVNRFIAWLHPFEYAQTFSLQQARSLISVGSGGLWGKGIGVANVNVPVRESDMIFTVIAEDFGFIGATFVILLYFILIYRMIQVTFKSNNQFYTYISTGIIMMILFHVFENIGAAIGVVPLTGIPLPFISQGGSALMSNIIGLGLVLSMKYNQLPDFADIRKQGRESLQSRKQRRQK; this is encoded by the coding sequence TTGAAAAAAAAGAAAACAAATAAATTTTCATTTGATTCAAGGATTGATTATGGATTAATCCTACCTGCTTTTATGCTAATATTGATTGGGCTCTATGCGTTATATGTTGCAGTGACTCACGATCATCCGAGTACTGCAACTCAAATGGTTGTTCAACAAGGAACGTGGATTGTTGTCGGGATATTTGTTGCAGTAATTGTAATGCATATGGATTCTCGATTTCTTTGGAATTTGACCCCGTTTTTTTATATTTTGGGTCTTGTTCTTATGGTTTTACCAATTTTTCTTTACAATGAGGCGACATTTATCAATACGGGTGCTAAAAACTGGCTGGCTATTGGAGGAAGAAATCTCTTTCAGCCATCAGAATTTATGAAACTTTCGTATATCTTGTTTTTGGCACGCATTGTGGTAAATTTTCAGAACAAACTAAAGGTAAGAGTTTTAAAAGATGATTTTCGTTTGATTGGTCGATTGCTTCTCGCTACACTTCCAGTTGCGGTTTTATCTGTTTTTCAACATGACTTTGGAACTTTCCTTGTATTTGTCATGATTTTTGCTGGTGTTGTTTTAGTAGCAGGTGTATCATGGAAAATTATTGTTCCAGCTTTTCTATTTGTAGCAGCAGTAGCGGGTGGTATAGTAGCACTTGTTGCATTGCCAGAAGGGCAAAAATTCTTGGAGAAAACAAGCTTTGCTGAGTATCAGGTCAATCGTTTCATCGCGTGGCTTCATCCCTTCGAATATGCTCAAACTTTTAGCTTGCAGCAAGCACGATCGCTAATTTCTGTAGGTAGTGGTGGACTTTGGGGAAAAGGGATTGGTGTGGCAAATGTCAATGTTCCTGTTCGCGAATCAGATATGATTTTCACTGTTATTGCTGAAGACTTTGGATTTATTGGTGCGACTTTTGTTATTTTGCTCTATTTCATTTTGATTTATCGCATGATTCAGGTTACATTTAAGTCAAATAACCAGTTTTATACCTATATTTCAACAGGGATTATCATGATGATTTTGTTTCATGTTTTTGAAAATATTGGTGCAGCCATTGGTGTAGTTCCGTTGACAGGGATTCCTTTGCCATTTATTTCTCAAGGAGGTTCAGCTTTGATGTCTAATATCATTGGTTTAGGTCTTGTGTTGTCAATGAAGTATAATCAACTTCCTGATTTTGCAGATATTAGAAAGCAAGGTCGTGAAAGTTTGCAAAGTAGAAAACAACGGCGCCAAAAGTGA
- a CDS encoding sensor histidine kinase gives MKKSIVTTFLAVFGIIIVMYLVLFALMNSSRPLGGMPEMMGDFSGNLYGLWIFVSVAGLLALIFTLFNYLENVKIQQNFQNDIKRLEQNQQPEAPELQVIHEKIIKMSMELQELSKQKSADKAEIIELERKRISRELHDSVSQELFAATMILSSVAGSTQNLTKEQIETQTQLVLKVLHSAQNEMRALLLHLRPVELDGKLLSEGLSALTDELQAKISANISVKLAEIEASRNIEDNLFRMAQEILSNTLRHSQAENIEVILRENRENIILKISDDGVGFDTTGSDKTASYGLANIKERALLLGGDAKVISAPNAGTTVEVRIPKTDTSKSH, from the coding sequence ATGAAAAAATCAATTGTCACCACCTTTCTAGCTGTTTTTGGTATCATCATCGTCATGTATCTGGTTCTCTTTGCATTGATGAACAGTAGCAGACCGCTTGGAGGAATGCCAGAAATGATGGGGGATTTTAGCGGAAATCTTTATGGATTATGGATTTTTGTATCAGTTGCAGGCTTACTTGCACTGATTTTTACCCTGTTTAACTATCTTGAAAATGTGAAAATCCAACAAAATTTTCAAAACGATATTAAACGACTAGAACAAAATCAACAACCAGAAGCGCCTGAATTACAAGTTATTCATGAAAAAATCATCAAAATGTCAATGGAACTTCAAGAGCTATCTAAGCAAAAATCGGCGGATAAAGCGGAAATCATAGAGCTAGAGCGCAAACGTATTTCTCGAGAGCTTCATGATTCCGTGAGTCAAGAACTTTTTGCTGCAACTATGATACTATCTAGTGTTGCAGGTTCTACACAAAATTTGACTAAAGAGCAAATTGAAACGCAGACTCAGCTGGTCTTAAAAGTGCTTCATTCTGCACAAAATGAGATGCGAGCGCTTCTTTTACACCTTCGTCCTGTTGAACTTGATGGAAAATTACTGTCAGAGGGTCTGTCAGCACTGACAGACGAATTACAGGCGAAAATATCAGCAAATATCAGTGTGAAGCTGGCTGAAATTGAAGCTTCAAGAAATATTGAAGACAATCTCTTTCGGATGGCGCAGGAGATTTTATCGAATACGCTCAGGCATTCACAAGCTGAAAATATTGAAGTTATCCTTCGTGAGAACAGAGAAAACATTATTTTAAAAATTTCCGATGACGGTGTTGGTTTTGATACGACTGGAAGCGATAAAACAGCAAGTTATGGTTTAGCAAATATCAAAGAACGAGCGCTTTTGCTCGGTGGAGATGCTAAAGTTATTTCAGCGCCAAATGCCGGAACAACGGTAGAAGTAAGAATACCTAAAACCGATACTTCAAAAAGTCACTAG
- a CDS encoding GTP pyrophosphokinase produces MDKDYLKTRFEVEEFEKLKKKLVRYECALDIVRTQLSNLEAYYNNFEPVNPIEHIKYRIKSPESIAGKLKKKNLPITAEAAEEFLSDVAGIRIICAYAKNIYEIVEIIKSQEDFKVVSEKDYLKNVKESGYRSYHMILEVNIGKLFGEKTCRVEVQLRTSAMDFWATLEHKVRYKYDGKIPERLSNELQNCSRQINELDERMYLIHKVVDMINQSEVDIDRIGY; encoded by the coding sequence ATGGATAAAGACTATTTGAAGACTCGTTTTGAAGTTGAAGAATTTGAAAAACTCAAGAAAAAACTGGTGAGATACGAGTGTGCATTAGATATTGTTAGGACACAGCTATCAAATCTAGAAGCTTACTATAATAACTTTGAGCCGGTTAATCCGATTGAACATATCAAATATCGAATCAAATCGCCAGAAAGTATTGCAGGAAAATTAAAAAAGAAAAATTTACCAATCACAGCAGAAGCTGCAGAGGAATTTTTATCAGATGTCGCTGGTATACGTATTATCTGTGCTTACGCTAAAAATATATACGAAATAGTAGAAATCATCAAAAGTCAAGAAGATTTCAAAGTGGTTAGTGAAAAAGATTATCTAAAAAATGTGAAAGAAAGTGGTTATCGGAGCTATCACATGATTTTGGAAGTCAATATTGGCAAACTTTTTGGTGAAAAAACCTGTCGGGTCGAAGTACAATTACGCACTTCAGCAATGGATTTTTGGGCGACATTGGAACATAAAGTACGCTATAAATATGATGGAAAAATTCCTGAAAGATTAAGTAATGAACTTCAAAATTGTTCCAGACAAATTAATGAACTTGATGAACGAATGTACCTTATCCATAAAGTCGTGGATATGATTAATCAATCAGAAGTTGATATTGACCGTATTGGTTATTGA
- a CDS encoding peptidylprolyl isomerase: MAYPQLELEKYAGTTAIIKTNHGKMTVKLFDELAPKTVKNFVELSKQGYYDGVIFHRIIKDFMIQGGDPTGTGMGGSSIYGDKFEDEFSMDAFNVRGALSMANAGPNTNGSQFFIVQNKNLPYPKEALVEGGWPEEVAELYTKGGTPHLDGRHTVFGQLLTEESFEVLDAISAVPTGVQDKPVDDVVIETIEIIER, from the coding sequence ATGGCATATCCACAACTTGAACTCGAAAAATACGCAGGAACAACTGCAATTATCAAAACGAATCACGGAAAAATGACTGTGAAGTTATTTGACGAATTGGCACCAAAGACGGTAAAAAACTTTGTTGAATTAAGCAAACAAGGCTATTATGACGGTGTTATTTTCCATCGTATCATCAAAGATTTTATGATTCAAGGGGGCGACCCGACTGGAACGGGAATGGGTGGTAGCTCTATTTACGGAGATAAGTTTGAAGATGAATTCTCAATGGACGCTTTCAATGTACGTGGTGCTTTGTCGATGGCAAATGCAGGTCCAAATACGAATGGTAGTCAATTTTTTATCGTACAAAATAAAAATTTGCCTTATCCAAAGGAAGCGTTGGTTGAAGGCGGTTGGCCAGAAGAAGTTGCGGAGCTTTATACCAAAGGAGGAACGCCACATCTTGACGGACGTCACACTGTCTTTGGGCAACTTTTAACAGAAGAAAGCTTTGAAGTGTTAGATGCGATTTCAGCAGTTCCTACAGGTGTACAAGATAAACCAGTAGACGATGTTGTTATCGAAACGATCGAGATTATTGAGCGATAA